CGCTCGAGGCGCTGAGCTGCGGAATCCCGGTGGTCGCGAGCAACATCGGCGGCATCCCGGAGCAGGTCGAGCACGGGAAGACGGGCTACCTCGCGCCGGTGGGCGACGTGGAGGCCATGGCCGGCCACGTGCTCGAGCTCGTTCGCGAGCCCGAGCGCTGGCGGGGATTTTCCCGCCGCGCCCGGGAGAACGTCCTGGAGCGCTTCCAGCTCGGGCCGGCGATCGATCGCTACGAGGCGCTCTATCGCCGGCTCCTGGCCGGAAAGACGCCCTGACTACTTCTTGCCCTTCCAGTCCTGGAGGGCCTTGGCGACCTGATCCTTGAAGAAGAAGTTCTGGTCCTTCTGGCCCAGGTCCCAGGCCGTCTGCGCGAACTTGCGGGCCTCGGCGAACTTGCCCGTGCGCGCCAGGATGTCGGCCTTGATCCAGTTGTTGTACCAGTGCGACTGGATGGCCAGCGAGTCATCCGCGTAGCCCAGCGCGGTGTTGTAGTCCTTGGACGTATCGGCCACGTAGCGGGCCGCGTTGGCCAGGGAGCGCCACGCGCCGTTCACCGCGGACTGGATGTTGGCCTGGGCGTACGCCGCCGTGTCCGTCTTGACGGGCACCGAGACGCGCACGGTCCCCCACTCGAGGTCCAGAGAGGTCTGGTCATCGGTGGTGTTGGAGAAGAGGAACGTCATGCGCTCGCGGTTGGGAATCTCGGAGGGGGTGGCGGAGACGCGAACGACGTCGTCCTTCTGGTCGTAGGCCTTGCCACCGCCGAACAGACCGAGCTCCTTGTTCAGCACCACCGTCCACTCCTTCTCGGCGGGGATGGTGACGAGGGAGTAGGTGCCGGCGGGGACGGCCTTGCCGCCGAAGGTCACATCCCGGCTGAAGGAGATCTTCGTGGCCATGTTGGCGCCGGTGCGCCACACCTGACCGAAGGGGACGAGCTCGCCCCACAGCTTGCGCCCCTTGACGGCGGGGCTCGAATAGTCGACCGAGATCTCGGTCAGACCCACGTCCTGCATCACCTTGGCCGACGGGCTCGCGGCGGGCAGCTCGAGCTGCGCCGAGGCGGGCAGCGCGGTGAGGGACACCACAACAGCGACAACACACCCAAGAAGCTTCTTCATTGTCCTCACTTGGTCCTTTTGCTCGGGGAAGGCGGATGAGCGGCCGGAATCTATAGATCGTGCCTCACGCCGTCAGCACCAGTTTGACGAGCTCCGGCGGGCTGCCCACGCGCATGGGCGGGCCCCAGAAGCCGCAGCCCCGGCTCACGTAGAGGTGCGAGCCGCCATGCTGGTAGAGCCCCGCGGAGTGTTCCCAGGCCAGTCCGATGAAGAAGGTCATGGGGACGAGCTGTCCACCATGGGTATGGCCGGAGATCTGCACGTCCACACCGCGCTCCGCCGCGACCTTGAAGTTGGCGGGCTGGTGCGCGAGCAGCACCGAGGCCCGGTCCGGGTCCCTTCCCGCGAGTGCCAGGTCGAGGTCGTAGCCCTTCTTGCCGCGCCGGCGTCCGCCGCTCCAGTCATCCACGCCCACGAGGTCCAACGAGCCGCCCGCGTCACCGATGCGCACGTGGCGGTTGCGCAACACCTGGATGCCGAGCGTCCCGAGGAACGCCGACCACTCCTCGTCGCCCGAGAAGTAGTCGTGATTGCCGGTGACGAAGAAGGAGCCGAAGCGCGACTTCAGGTTCGCGAGTGCCGCCACGTGCCCCCCGAGCGTGGGCACGTCCCCGTCCACGAGGTCTCCCGTGATGGCGAAGAGATCCGGCCGGAGCGCGTTGGCCTGACGGACCAGCTCGTCCATGAACCTGCGCTGGATGAAGGGGCCCACATGGATGTCCGTGAGCTGGACGATGCTGAGTCCCTCCAGGGCCCTGGGCAGCTTGGGAACCTTCAGCACCACCTCGGTCACCGTGGGGGGAGCGAAGGCCCTCCAGGTTCCATAGGCAGCCAGCCCCCCACCCGTGACGGCCGCACCGCTGGCCACCGCCCGGGAGAGGAAGCGCCGCCGCTCCTCGTCCACGGGCGGAGAGGCAGGCGCGCGAAGCCGCCGCCCCAGCGCCACGAGCCCTCGGCCCAGGTCCAGGACGAGCAGCGCAACCACCAACAGGAGCGCCACACCCATCCAGGTGTAGGTGACCACCGAGAGGGCATCCGAGAGCTCCATAGGCAGAGCGTCCAGCAGCGGGCGCCGGAGCAGCAGCACGAGCGTCATCAAGAGGAACACGGCCACGGCCAGGAACCGGAGCGCGCGGCTGCGGACCGTGTCTCGCACCAGCCGCCGGTACAGATAGAGGTGTCCCAGCAGGGCGCCAGTCGCGATGAAGATCGAGAAGGAGAAGAACCGGAGCAGCATGGGACGCAACCTAGCTCAATTTTGAGCAACAATTAATCCAACCAATGAAGCGGTGCACAGCCCGCTAAGATTGTAATACTGTAGTGAACTTGACACCCTCCAGATGCCACGTGCTCTTCTGAAAGAGCCGCATCACTCATGCCTCTGGGGGACCATGCTCCGCGTATCGAAATACCTCGCCATTTTCATCAGCATCCACCTGCTTGCAAGCTGTGGGGGTGTGGAGCCTCCCTGCTCACCGGAAACGTGCGCGGGTTGCTGCATGGGCGGGGTCTGCCAGGACGGGGATACCGTCGGTGGCTGCGGGCGTGGTGGCGCGGAATGCAAGCAGTGCGGAACCGGCTTCATCTGTGCCGCGGATCAACAATGCACGGCCCAGAGCTCGTGCGACGTCTCGACCTGCCCGGGATGTTGCTTCAACGGCACCTGCGTGACGGCTCCAACGGCCGTTGCGTGCGGCGCCCACGGTGCTCTCTGTAAGCAATGCGGACCCAATACCGTCTGCGACGCCGGCGAATGCGTGCCCGATGCAGCCATCAAGTGGCGTGTGAGCGCGATCCTCGCGGAAGTGAACCCCCAGGACACTTCTGGAAATGATTGGGACATCGCCGATGGCTCTGCCCCTGACGTCTACGTGGCCCTGTCATGCCCTCCCGCCAGCGCCCCGAACATCGTCTCGACTCCCGCGGTCGAAGCCTACGCGCCTCAATGGACCTCGGACGGCTGCACGTCCACCTTCGGGAGTCTGACGAAAGAGCCCGTGTCGGTAACGGTTTACGACTATGACCCCTTCACGCCCACGAACGATCTCGTCGCCAACTTCACGATGCAGCTGAGCGCAGTCCATCTCTCCGATCAGTTGGAGTTCACCCTTCCACCGACGCAGGGACTCAAATCCCTGACATTCAGGGTCACCCGCGTCGGGAAGTGATGGCTGTTTCGCACACGGCTCGAGATTGAATCATGTCTCCACGACTCCAACCCACCCCCGGACTGCGTGCGCTCATCGTC
The sequence above is drawn from the Archangium gephyra genome and encodes:
- a CDS encoding metallophosphoesterase, whose amino-acid sequence is MLLRFFSFSIFIATGALLGHLYLYRRLVRDTVRSRALRFLAVAVFLLMTLVLLLRRPLLDALPMELSDALSVVTYTWMGVALLLVVALLVLDLGRGLVALGRRLRAPASPPVDEERRRFLSRAVASGAAVTGGGLAAYGTWRAFAPPTVTEVVLKVPKLPRALEGLSIVQLTDIHVGPFIQRRFMDELVRQANALRPDLFAITGDLVDGDVPTLGGHVAALANLKSRFGSFFVTGNHDYFSGDEEWSAFLGTLGIQVLRNRHVRIGDAGGSLDLVGVDDWSGGRRRGKKGYDLDLALAGRDPDRASVLLAHQPANFKVAAERGVDVQISGHTHGGQLVPMTFFIGLAWEHSAGLYQHGGSHLYVSRGCGFWGPPMRVGSPPELVKLVLTA
- a CDS encoding DUF2911 domain-containing protein, coding for MKKLLGCVVAVVVSLTALPASAQLELPAASPSAKVMQDVGLTEISVDYSSPAVKGRKLWGELVPFGQVWRTGANMATKISFSRDVTFGGKAVPAGTYSLVTIPAEKEWTVVLNKELGLFGGGKAYDQKDDVVRVSATPSEIPNRERMTFLFSNTTDDQTSLDLEWGTVRVSVPVKTDTAAYAQANIQSAVNGAWRSLANAARYVADTSKDYNTALGYADDSLAIQSHWYNNWIKADILARTGKFAEARKFAQTAWDLGQKDQNFFFKDQVAKALQDWKGKK